A single genomic interval of Rhododendron vialii isolate Sample 1 chromosome 3a, ASM3025357v1 harbors:
- the LOC131319698 gene encoding uncharacterized protein LOC131319698, with translation MSSAPCCRALSHAPSLLSPPTSRASLPLNRTPRLVDSLSKSSKNRWKVSFLRREETPSEFHESNNAEDKLPELPVNPELNESGVAKEDWIANLRKAAEAVFSSEPWIVPWTAKTILRVMLLWISSFWLVGSWIVPFLAHTAGFRKETLTYRGQALYSLLTDVAEGLAGIAILHRCLAKFRPLAPDWFRFSLEGKWQFDVVLGCLMFPLVNRLSQVNLNLLPIFPSAPVTVSNVEQSIVARDPVAMALYAIVVSVCAPVWEEIVFRGFLLPSLTRYMPVWCSILVSSVAFALAHFNLQRMLPLVLLGAVMGAVFVRSRNLLPSMLLHSLWNAFVFLDLMK, from the exons ATGTCATCAGCCCCTTGCTGTCGCGCCCTCTCTCATGCTCCCTCCCTTCTATCTCCTCCTACTTCCAGGGCTTCCCTCCCGCTCAATCGCACCCCTCGCCTCGTCgattctctctccaaatcttccaaaaac AGATGGAAAGTTTCATTCCTTAGACGTGAAGAGACTCCTTCGGAGTTCCACGAGTCCAATAACGCAGAGGATAAATTGCCGGAATTACCGGTGAACCCGGAGCTCAATGAATCGGGTGTTGCAAAGGAAGATTGGATTGCGAATCTtagaaag GCCGCGGAGGCAGTTTTTAGTTCAGAACCTTGGATAGTGCCATGGACAGCAAAGACCATTCTGCGG GTAATGCTCCTTTGGATCTCTTCCTTCTGGTTAGTAGGATCTTGGATAGTTCCATTCTTGGCTCACACAGCAGGATTCAGAAAAGAAACCTTGACATACAGAGGGCAAGCTTTATACAGCCTTTTGACAGATGTGGCTGAAGGTCTAGCTGGTATTGCAATCCTGCATCGATGCCTTGCAAAGTTCCGCCCCCTAGCACCCGACTGGTTCAGGTTTAGCCTTGAAGGGAAGTGGCAGTTTGATGTTGTTTTGGGCTGCCTTATGTTTCCCTTGGTCAACCGGCTCTCGCAGGTCAACCTAAATCTGTTGCCCATTTTCCCTTCTGCACCTGTCACTGTTTCAAACGTTGAGCAATCAATTGTTGCGCGAGATCCAGTGGCGATGGCCCTCTATGCCATTGTGGTGTCAGTTTGTGCGCCTGTTTGGGAGGAGATTGTCTTCCGTGGGTTTCTTCTCCCCTCTTTGACCAGGTACATGCCGGTATGGTGCTCAATTCTTGTGAGTTCAGTAGCCTTTGCATTGGCACATTTCAATTTGCAAAGGATGCTGCCACTTGTATTGCTTGGGGCGGTCATGGGTGCTGTTTTTGTGCGATCAAGGAACCTTTTGCCATCCATGCTTTTGCATAGCCTCTGGAATGCATTTGTATTTTTAGATCTTATGAAATGA
- the LOC131319701 gene encoding G-type lectin S-receptor-like serine/threonine-protein kinase At5g24080 isoform X1: MTAAAAFSTWVLFFLLVPEFGRCVLAQIGLGSRLSAKDQNRAWVSDNGTFAFGFTPVDFPDQYLLAIWFAELPGDRTVVWSANRNSPVGTSAFLDFDSSGNLLLLDGSTTVWTSNTSGAGVEVAIMSETGNFILYSANQRIAWQSFSHPSDTLLPGQPLTVSLELRSSNSSSRGGYYTLNMLQQPTSLSLALSYNLPESYDSSPDSYNNYSYWSGPEISNVTGEVVAILDKAGSFGVVYGASSDGAVYVYKNDADDAGLSSATNQSTGPSVLHRITLETNGNLRLYRWDNDVNGSRQWVPEWAAVSNPCDIAGICGNGICNLEKNMTNSSCTCLPGSSKSGTQTQCYGNSSVTGKCGSQHENLTSQFKIAAVQQTNYYYSDSSVIANYSDMETGSKCGDTCLSDCECVASVYGLSDEKAYCWILRDLEFGGFEDTGSTLFVKVESNGSSNPESNTRGSGASNDSDPNAPNKKVVVLPIVLTMAVLIGLLCCLLYFSVHRKRAIKRALQNSLLVVSGAPVNFSFRDLQCRTNNFSHLLGTGGFGRVYKGSLGDSSFIAVKKLDRVLPHGEKEFITEVNTIGSMHHMNLVRLCGYCSEGSHRLLVYEFMINGSLDKWIFPSPTSQDRLLDWSTRFHIAIGTAQGIAYFHEQCRDRIIHCDIKPENILLDENFCPKVSDFGLAKLMAREHSHVVTMVRGTRGYLAPEWVSNRPITVKADVYSYGMLLLEIVGGRRNLDMTRDAEDFFYPGWAFKEMENGTPLKVADRRMRGTVDEEELVRALRVAFWCIQDDVSMRPSMGEVVKMLEGPVDINVPPMPQTVLELIEEGLDHVYKAMRREFNQFSSFTITSHPSSRATCSYSTMSPR; the protein is encoded by the exons AtgactgctgctgctgctttttcCACTTGGGTTTTGTTCTTCCTACTTGTACCTGAGTTCGGACGGTGCGTATTGGCCCAGATTGGTCTGGGTTCGAGATTGTCGGCAAAGGATCAGAACCGAGCATGGGTTTCTGACAATGGGACCTTTGCATTTGGGTTCACTCCAGTGGACTTCCCTGATCAGTATCTGCTGGCGATTTGGTTCGCGGAACTCCCTGGCGATCGAACAGTTGTTTGGTCAGCTAACAG AAACTCTCCCGTCGGCACATCTGCATTCCTGGACTTCGACAGCAGCGgcaacctcctcctcctcgatGGCTCCACCACCGTGTGGACATCAAACACCTCTGGCGCAGGCGTCGAAGTCGCCATCATGTCAGAAACTGGCAACTTCATCCTCTACTCAGCCAACCAACGCATCGCTTGGCAAAGTTTTTCACACCCATCAGACACACTGCTCCCCGGCCAACCCTTAACAGTCTCGCTTGAGCTGAGATCCTCAAATTCTTCTTCCCGCGGCGGTTACTACACGCTGAATATGCTGCAACAACCCACTTCGCTAAGTCTTGCCCTGAGCTACAACTTGCCAGAGTCCTATGATTCCTCGCCGGATTCCTACAACAACTACTCCTACTGGTCAGGACCCGAAATATCAAACGTCACCGGCGAGGTTGTTGCCATTCTAGACAAAGCAG GTAGCTTTGGAGTCGTTTATGGCGCATCTTCAGATGGGGCCGTTTATGTGTACAAGAATGATGCCGATGATGCGGGATTATCTTCAGCTACAAACCAATCTACCGGCCCATCAGTTCTTCACCGGATAACCCTAGAGACAAACGGAAATCTGCGTCTCTATCGATGGGATAACGACGTTAATGGCTCCCGCCAGTGGGTCCCTGAATGGGCAGCAGTGTCAAACCCTTGTGACATTGCAGGTATATGTGGAAATGGCATATGTAATTTGGAGAAAAACATGACAAACTCGTCCTGCACATGCCTGCCGGGTTCTTCAAAATCAGGAACTCAAACCCAGTGCTATGGAAATTCATCGGTGACAGGAAAATGTGGGTCTCAACACGAGAATTTAACGTCTCAGTTCAAAATAGCAGCGGTCCAACAGACAAATTACTACTACTCTGACTCATCAGTGATAGCAAATTATAGTGATATGGAGACAGGTTCAAAGTGTGGCGACACTTGTTTATCGGATTGTGAGTGTGTTGCTTCTGTTTATGGGCTTAGTGATGAAAAGGCCTATTGCTGGATTCTGAGGGATTTGGAGTTTGGGGGATTCGAGGACACTGGCTCAACCCTGTTTGTGAAGGTCGAGTCCAATGGCTCATCGAACCCAGAGAGCAACACGAGAGGGTCTGGGGCTTCAAACGATAGTGACCCTAATGCCCCTAACAAGAAGGTTGTGGTTCTTCCTATTGTTTTAACCATGGCCGTTCTGATCGGACTCCTCTGTTGCTTACTGTACTTCAGTGTTCATAGAAAGAGAGCCATAAAAAGAGCACTCCAAAACTCCTTGCTGGTTGTTTCAGGTGCTCCTGTTAATTTTAGCTTCCGGGATCTACAATGCAggacaaataatttttcacacTTGCTTGGAACAG GTGGGTTCGGACGCGTATACAAGGGAAGCCTAGGGGATAGTAGTTTCATTGCAGTGAAGAAACTTGACAGGGTTTTGCCTCACGGAGAGAAGGAATTTATAACTGAAGTGAATACTATAGGCTCTATGCATCATATGAACTTAGTTCGTCTCTGCGGGTACTGCTCTGAGGGGTCACACCG GCTTCTAGTATATGAGTTCATGATAAATGGATCCTTGGACAAATGGATATTCCCATCTCCTACCAGCCAAGACAGGCTACTAGATTGGTCGACTCGCTTCCATATAGCTATTGGCACTGCACAAGGGATCGCGTATTTCCATGAGCAATGCCGGGACAGGATAATACACTGTGACATTAAGCCGGAAAACATTCTTCTAGATGAGAATTTCTGCCCTAAAGTATCAGACTTTGGGCTAGCTAAGTTGATGGCGAGAGAGCACTCACATGTGGTCACAATGGTTAGAGGAACCAGAGGGTATTTGGCCCCCGAATGGGTCAGTAACCGCCCCATAACAGTGAAGGCTGATGTTTACAGCTACGGAATGCTTCTTCTGGAGATTGTGGGTGGCCGAAGAAACCTAGACATGACTCGTGACGCAGAGGACTTCTTCTATCCCGGGTGGGCATTTAAG GAGATGGAAAATGGAACACCACTCAAAGTTGCAGACAGAAGGATGAGAGGAACGGTAGACGAAGAAGAGCTCGTGAGAGCTCTGAGAGTTGCATTTTGGTGCATCCAAGACGACGTTTCCATGAGACCTTCAATGGGGGAAGTGGTAAAGATGCTGGAAGGACCGGTGGACATCAACGTACCCCCAATGCCACAGACAGTTTTGGAATTGATTGAAGAAGGATTGGATCACGTATACAAAGCCATGAGAAGAGAGTTTAATCAGTTCAGCTCCTTCACCATTACTAGTCATCCATCATCGCGTGCTACATGTAGCTATTCCACCATGTCGCCTAGATAG
- the LOC131319701 gene encoding G-type lectin S-receptor-like serine/threonine-protein kinase At5g24080 isoform X2, which translates to MGPLHLGSLQWTSLISICWRFGSRNSLAIEQLFGQLTGKSELKPTISFSLNHLTRNSPVGTSAFLDFDSSGNLLLLDGSTTVWTSNTSGAGVEVAIMSETGNFILYSANQRIAWQSFSHPSDTLLPGQPLTVSLELRSSNSSSRGGYYTLNMLQQPTSLSLALSYNLPESYDSSPDSYNNYSYWSGPEISNVTGEVVAILDKAGSFGVVYGASSDGAVYVYKNDADDAGLSSATNQSTGPSVLHRITLETNGNLRLYRWDNDVNGSRQWVPEWAAVSNPCDIAGICGNGICNLEKNMTNSSCTCLPGSSKSGTQTQCYGNSSVTGKCGSQHENLTSQFKIAAVQQTNYYYSDSSVIANYSDMETGSKCGDTCLSDCECVASVYGLSDEKAYCWILRDLEFGGFEDTGSTLFVKVESNGSSNPESNTRGSGASNDSDPNAPNKKVVVLPIVLTMAVLIGLLCCLLYFSVHRKRAIKRALQNSLLVVSGAPVNFSFRDLQCRTNNFSHLLGTGGFGRVYKGSLGDSSFIAVKKLDRVLPHGEKEFITEVNTIGSMHHMNLVRLCGYCSEGSHRLLVYEFMINGSLDKWIFPSPTSQDRLLDWSTRFHIAIGTAQGIAYFHEQCRDRIIHCDIKPENILLDENFCPKVSDFGLAKLMAREHSHVVTMVRGTRGYLAPEWVSNRPITVKADVYSYGMLLLEIVGGRRNLDMTRDAEDFFYPGWAFKEMENGTPLKVADRRMRGTVDEEELVRALRVAFWCIQDDVSMRPSMGEVVKMLEGPVDINVPPMPQTVLELIEEGLDHVYKAMRREFNQFSSFTITSHPSSRATCSYSTMSPR; encoded by the exons ATGGGACCTTTGCATTTGGGTTCACTCCAGTGGACTTCCCTGATCAGTATCTGCTGGCGATTTGGTTCGCGGAACTCCCTGGCGATCGAACAGTTGTTTGGTCAGCTAACAG GAAAATCTGAATTAAAGCcaaccatttcattttctctcaaTCATCTAACTAGAAACTCTCCCGTCGGCACATCTGCATTCCTGGACTTCGACAGCAGCGgcaacctcctcctcctcgatGGCTCCACCACCGTGTGGACATCAAACACCTCTGGCGCAGGCGTCGAAGTCGCCATCATGTCAGAAACTGGCAACTTCATCCTCTACTCAGCCAACCAACGCATCGCTTGGCAAAGTTTTTCACACCCATCAGACACACTGCTCCCCGGCCAACCCTTAACAGTCTCGCTTGAGCTGAGATCCTCAAATTCTTCTTCCCGCGGCGGTTACTACACGCTGAATATGCTGCAACAACCCACTTCGCTAAGTCTTGCCCTGAGCTACAACTTGCCAGAGTCCTATGATTCCTCGCCGGATTCCTACAACAACTACTCCTACTGGTCAGGACCCGAAATATCAAACGTCACCGGCGAGGTTGTTGCCATTCTAGACAAAGCAG GTAGCTTTGGAGTCGTTTATGGCGCATCTTCAGATGGGGCCGTTTATGTGTACAAGAATGATGCCGATGATGCGGGATTATCTTCAGCTACAAACCAATCTACCGGCCCATCAGTTCTTCACCGGATAACCCTAGAGACAAACGGAAATCTGCGTCTCTATCGATGGGATAACGACGTTAATGGCTCCCGCCAGTGGGTCCCTGAATGGGCAGCAGTGTCAAACCCTTGTGACATTGCAGGTATATGTGGAAATGGCATATGTAATTTGGAGAAAAACATGACAAACTCGTCCTGCACATGCCTGCCGGGTTCTTCAAAATCAGGAACTCAAACCCAGTGCTATGGAAATTCATCGGTGACAGGAAAATGTGGGTCTCAACACGAGAATTTAACGTCTCAGTTCAAAATAGCAGCGGTCCAACAGACAAATTACTACTACTCTGACTCATCAGTGATAGCAAATTATAGTGATATGGAGACAGGTTCAAAGTGTGGCGACACTTGTTTATCGGATTGTGAGTGTGTTGCTTCTGTTTATGGGCTTAGTGATGAAAAGGCCTATTGCTGGATTCTGAGGGATTTGGAGTTTGGGGGATTCGAGGACACTGGCTCAACCCTGTTTGTGAAGGTCGAGTCCAATGGCTCATCGAACCCAGAGAGCAACACGAGAGGGTCTGGGGCTTCAAACGATAGTGACCCTAATGCCCCTAACAAGAAGGTTGTGGTTCTTCCTATTGTTTTAACCATGGCCGTTCTGATCGGACTCCTCTGTTGCTTACTGTACTTCAGTGTTCATAGAAAGAGAGCCATAAAAAGAGCACTCCAAAACTCCTTGCTGGTTGTTTCAGGTGCTCCTGTTAATTTTAGCTTCCGGGATCTACAATGCAggacaaataatttttcacacTTGCTTGGAACAG GTGGGTTCGGACGCGTATACAAGGGAAGCCTAGGGGATAGTAGTTTCATTGCAGTGAAGAAACTTGACAGGGTTTTGCCTCACGGAGAGAAGGAATTTATAACTGAAGTGAATACTATAGGCTCTATGCATCATATGAACTTAGTTCGTCTCTGCGGGTACTGCTCTGAGGGGTCACACCG GCTTCTAGTATATGAGTTCATGATAAATGGATCCTTGGACAAATGGATATTCCCATCTCCTACCAGCCAAGACAGGCTACTAGATTGGTCGACTCGCTTCCATATAGCTATTGGCACTGCACAAGGGATCGCGTATTTCCATGAGCAATGCCGGGACAGGATAATACACTGTGACATTAAGCCGGAAAACATTCTTCTAGATGAGAATTTCTGCCCTAAAGTATCAGACTTTGGGCTAGCTAAGTTGATGGCGAGAGAGCACTCACATGTGGTCACAATGGTTAGAGGAACCAGAGGGTATTTGGCCCCCGAATGGGTCAGTAACCGCCCCATAACAGTGAAGGCTGATGTTTACAGCTACGGAATGCTTCTTCTGGAGATTGTGGGTGGCCGAAGAAACCTAGACATGACTCGTGACGCAGAGGACTTCTTCTATCCCGGGTGGGCATTTAAG GAGATGGAAAATGGAACACCACTCAAAGTTGCAGACAGAAGGATGAGAGGAACGGTAGACGAAGAAGAGCTCGTGAGAGCTCTGAGAGTTGCATTTTGGTGCATCCAAGACGACGTTTCCATGAGACCTTCAATGGGGGAAGTGGTAAAGATGCTGGAAGGACCGGTGGACATCAACGTACCCCCAATGCCACAGACAGTTTTGGAATTGATTGAAGAAGGATTGGATCACGTATACAAAGCCATGAGAAGAGAGTTTAATCAGTTCAGCTCCTTCACCATTACTAGTCATCCATCATCGCGTGCTACATGTAGCTATTCCACCATGTCGCCTAGATAG